The proteins below are encoded in one region of Ornithinimicrobium avium:
- the lysS gene encoding lysine--tRNA ligase, whose product MTDPQAAAPAPAAPDHEHDLPEQVRVRQGKRAAMLAEGVAPYPVSVPVTHTLAQVREQWGHLGTGEETQDGVGVAGRVVFVRNTGKLCFATLQAGDGTRLQVMLSLAEVGEEALARWKAWVDLGDHVFVAGRVVSSRRGELSVMAASWQMASKALRPLPVLHKEMSEEQRVRQRYVDLVVRDEARQMVMDRAAMTRAVRGVLEDEGYVEVETPVLQTIHGGAAARPFLTHLNAFDLPMTMRIALELHLKRAVVGGIDRVYEIGRIFRNEGIDSTHSPEFTMLEAYQAYGDQFTMAALMKRMILAAADAVGTRQVQTPRGAVDLDGEWAWLPFYEGLSVAAGRTVDVSTPLEELRALAAEHEVPVRPEWNAGKIALEIFGDLVEPTLVQPTFVHDYPEIAQPLARTHRTHEGLVEAWDLIIGGVERGTAFTELVDPEIQRARLTEQSLLAAGGDPEAMQLDEDFLRALEYAAPPMGGLGMGLDRVLMLLTGTGIRETILFPFLKPEA is encoded by the coding sequence GTGACTGATCCTCAGGCCGCAGCACCCGCTCCCGCCGCCCCCGACCACGAGCACGACCTGCCCGAGCAGGTCCGCGTGCGTCAGGGCAAGCGCGCGGCGATGCTCGCCGAGGGCGTCGCACCCTACCCCGTCTCGGTGCCGGTGACGCACACGCTGGCGCAGGTGCGCGAGCAGTGGGGCCACCTGGGGACGGGCGAGGAGACGCAGGACGGGGTGGGCGTGGCGGGCCGTGTCGTCTTCGTCCGCAACACCGGCAAGCTGTGCTTCGCCACCCTCCAGGCCGGGGACGGCACCCGGCTGCAGGTCATGCTCTCCCTGGCCGAGGTCGGGGAGGAGGCGCTCGCGCGCTGGAAGGCCTGGGTCGACCTCGGTGACCACGTCTTCGTCGCCGGCCGGGTCGTCTCCAGCCGGCGCGGAGAGCTGTCGGTCATGGCCGCCTCGTGGCAGATGGCGTCCAAGGCGCTGCGGCCGCTGCCGGTGCTGCACAAGGAGATGTCCGAGGAGCAGCGGGTGCGGCAGCGCTACGTCGACCTCGTCGTGCGCGACGAGGCGCGCCAGATGGTGATGGACCGGGCCGCGATGACGCGGGCCGTGCGCGGCGTGCTCGAGGACGAGGGCTACGTCGAGGTCGAGACCCCGGTGCTGCAGACCATCCACGGCGGCGCCGCGGCGCGACCCTTCCTCACGCACCTGAACGCCTTCGACCTACCGATGACGATGCGGATCGCCCTCGAGCTGCATCTCAAGCGCGCCGTCGTGGGCGGTATCGACCGCGTCTACGAAATTGGACGGATATTCAGGAACGAGGGAATCGACTCGACCCACAGCCCCGAGTTCACCATGCTCGAGGCATATCAGGCCTATGGTGACCAGTTCACGATGGCCGCCCTCATGAAGCGGATGATCCTGGCGGCGGCCGACGCTGTCGGAACTCGTCAGGTTCAGACCCCGCGCGGTGCCGTGGACCTCGATGGAGAATGGGCCTGGCTCCCCTTCTACGAAGGGCTTTCCGTAGCGGCAGGCAGAACGGTGGACGTGAGCACCCCGCTGGAGGAACTCCGCGCCCTGGCGGCCGAGCACGAGGTCCCGGTCAGGCCGGAATGGAATGCCGGAAAGATCGCCCTGGAGATCTTCGGCGACCTCGTCGAGCCGACCTTGGTCCAACCGACCTTCGTCCACGACTATCCCGAGATCGCCCAGCCGCTGGCCCGCACGCACCGGACGCACGAGGGACTGGTCGAGGCGTGGGACCTGATCATCGGCGGCGTGGAGCGCGGCACCGCCTTCACCGAGCTGGTCGACCCGGAGATCCAGCGTGCCCGGCTCACCGAGCAGTCGCTGCTGGCGGCAGGGGGAGACCCCGAGGCGATGCAGCTGGACGAGGACTTCCTGCGGGCGCTGGAGTACGCCGCACCGCCGATGGGCGGCCTCGGCATGGGCCTGGACCGGGTCCTCATGCTGCTCACCGGGACCGGCATCCGCGAGACGATCCTCTTTCCCTTCCTCAAGCCGGAGGCATGA
- the folE gene encoding GTP cyclohydrolase I FolE, with protein sequence MSTPDTPDGAPAGPVRATGAGGDDGDAPGAPVVAPVDHARIEAAVREILLAVGEDPEREGLQQTPARVARSYAEIFSGLSQVPDDVLGATFDVEHDEMIVVRDIDMFSVCEHHLVPFHGVAHVGYIPGTDGRVVGLSKLARLVDVFARRPQVQERLTTQIAEALEARLAPRGVIVVVEAEHLCMSMRGVRRPGARTITSAVRGQLRDPATRAEAMSLVSGRAR encoded by the coding sequence ATGTCGACCCCGGACACCCCTGACGGGGCTCCTGCCGGACCCGTCCGCGCCACCGGCGCGGGCGGCGACGACGGGGACGCCCCCGGCGCCCCGGTCGTCGCACCGGTCGACCACGCCCGGATCGAGGCTGCGGTCCGCGAGATCCTGCTCGCGGTCGGCGAGGACCCCGAGCGTGAGGGTCTGCAGCAGACCCCCGCCCGGGTGGCGCGCTCCTACGCGGAGATCTTCTCCGGCCTGAGCCAGGTGCCCGACGACGTGCTGGGCGCCACCTTCGACGTCGAGCACGACGAGATGATCGTCGTGCGGGACATCGACATGTTCAGCGTGTGCGAGCACCACCTCGTGCCCTTCCACGGCGTCGCGCACGTCGGCTACATCCCGGGCACCGACGGACGGGTCGTCGGCCTGTCCAAGCTCGCCCGGCTGGTCGACGTCTTCGCCCGACGCCCCCAGGTGCAGGAACGGCTCACCACGCAGATCGCAGAGGCGCTCGAGGCGCGGCTCGCCCCGCGCGGCGTGATCGTCGTCGTCGAGGCCGAGCACCTGTGCATGTCGATGCGCGGCGTCCGCCGCCCGGGCGCCCGCACGATCACCTCCGCCGTCCGCGGGCAGCTGCGCGACCCCGCCACGCGCGCCGAGGCGATGAGCCTGGTCTCGGGAAGGGCCCGCTGA
- a CDS encoding DUF3180 domain-containing protein encodes MRPEQGVRIGSGVVVALLSGMASWLLLAVVRAAGGAHPVISWIGLVPLVAVTLLVLAMTWQVRRYVHGKGTWRPSPQRARGTLVGAQAAALGGAALLGWYLANSLVHVSVADVPSQRVQLVWGVVHAAAALALSVSGYVGQAWCRIPPTEHDDDDGDTATDGDLAYG; translated from the coding sequence GTGAGACCTGAGCAGGGCGTGCGGATCGGCTCCGGCGTGGTCGTCGCGCTGCTGTCCGGGATGGCCAGCTGGTTGCTGCTCGCAGTCGTGCGCGCGGCCGGTGGCGCGCACCCGGTGATCTCCTGGATCGGCCTTGTGCCGCTGGTCGCGGTCACGCTGCTCGTGCTCGCGATGACCTGGCAGGTCCGGCGCTACGTGCACGGCAAGGGGACGTGGCGGCCGTCGCCGCAGCGGGCCCGCGGCACCCTTGTCGGGGCGCAGGCCGCGGCGCTGGGCGGCGCCGCCCTGCTCGGCTGGTACCTCGCCAACTCTCTGGTGCACGTCTCCGTCGCCGACGTGCCCAGCCAGCGGGTCCAGCTGGTCTGGGGGGTGGTGCACGCGGCCGCCGCGCTCGCGCTGTCGGTGAGCGGCTACGTCGGGCAGGCCTGGTGCCGTATCCCGCCGACCGAGCACGACGACGACGACGGCGACACGGCCACCGACGGCGACCTCGCCTACGGCTGA
- a CDS encoding thioredoxin domain-containing protein, translating to MSFMESAVLLAWVALVLLALGLAGLLRQVTVLSRSQAGRPGDATATGAAPRSTRDLLGFRLPTHGDLAGLVAPGAGRTVVAFVSPGCPSCVLTLRGLADVPELQDGTVHLVAVSSGSCEAAAADLPGTGRCVEQGRPLMEQLHVPATPYLMEVDGGGTIVAATLPGPDTDLAAWVRRTPGRTATKEHR from the coding sequence TTGAGCTTCATGGAGTCCGCCGTCCTGCTGGCCTGGGTCGCCCTGGTGCTGCTCGCGCTCGGGCTGGCGGGGCTGCTGCGCCAGGTGACGGTGCTCAGCCGCAGCCAGGCCGGGCGGCCCGGGGACGCCACCGCGACGGGCGCGGCGCCGCGCAGCACCCGCGACCTCCTCGGCTTCCGGCTCCCGACGCACGGCGACCTCGCCGGCCTGGTCGCCCCGGGGGCGGGCCGGACCGTGGTGGCGTTCGTCTCGCCCGGCTGCCCCTCCTGCGTCCTCACGCTCCGCGGCCTGGCCGACGTCCCCGAGCTTCAGGACGGCACGGTGCACCTCGTGGCCGTCTCGTCCGGCTCGTGCGAGGCGGCGGCGGCGGACCTGCCCGGGACCGGCCGCTGCGTCGAGCAGGGCCGTCCCCTGATGGAGCAGCTGCACGTGCCGGCCACGCCCTACCTGATGGAGGTCGACGGCGGGGGCACCATCGTCGCGGCCACGCTGCCCGGCCCCGACACCGATCTGGCCGCCTGGGTCCGCCGGACCCCGGGACGGACAGCGACGAAGGAGCACCGATGA
- a CDS encoding histone-like nucleoid-structuring protein Lsr2, whose product MVQRVQIILEDDLSGGEATETVEFALDGVTYEIDLNDENATRLREGLAPWIAESRRSGGRRQTRRRGTGSGAGSAKSEELAKIREWGRANGYKVSSRGRVSQDLQDAYAAAN is encoded by the coding sequence ATGGTTCAGCGTGTGCAGATCATTCTCGAAGACGATCTCAGCGGTGGCGAGGCCACCGAGACCGTCGAGTTCGCCCTCGACGGGGTCACCTATGAGATCGACCTGAACGACGAGAACGCCACCCGGCTGCGTGAGGGCCTCGCGCCCTGGATCGCGGAGTCGCGGCGCTCTGGTGGGCGTCGGCAGACCCGGCGCCGTGGCACCGGCTCGGGGGCGGGCTCGGCGAAGTCCGAGGAGCTGGCGAAGATCCGCGAGTGGGGCCGCGCGAACGGCTACAAGGTGAGCTCCCGCGGTCGCGTGTCGCAGGACCTGCAGGACGCCTACGCAGCAGCGAACTGA
- the folP gene encoding dihydropteroate synthase, which produces MGIVNVTPDSFSDGGRWLDPDAATAHGLELVEQGADLLDVGGESTRPGSVRPSEQEELDRVVPVVRALADAGHAVSVDTMRSTVAAAGLEAGAVIVNDVSGGLADPDMPDLVASSGAPFVVMHWRGLLSDPHARPHYDDVVAEVCRELTARVDALLARGAAADQLVLDPGFGFAKDADHNWELLAGLDHVVGLGLPVLVGTSRKRFLGRLPRRPGAAVEPGADPATPTERDLATAATSLLAAQAGAFAVRVHEVGPTRETLAVHQMVEAARAR; this is translated from the coding sequence ATGGGGATCGTCAACGTCACCCCCGACTCCTTCAGCGACGGCGGGCGCTGGCTGGACCCCGACGCCGCGACCGCCCACGGCCTCGAGCTCGTCGAGCAGGGCGCCGACCTGCTCGACGTCGGCGGCGAGTCGACCCGTCCCGGCAGCGTGCGTCCCTCCGAGCAGGAGGAGCTCGACCGGGTCGTGCCGGTCGTGCGCGCGCTCGCCGACGCCGGGCACGCGGTGTCGGTCGACACCATGCGGTCCACGGTCGCCGCGGCCGGGCTGGAGGCCGGTGCGGTGATCGTCAACGACGTGTCCGGCGGGCTCGCCGACCCCGACATGCCCGACCTCGTCGCCTCCTCCGGCGCCCCCTTCGTGGTCATGCACTGGCGTGGACTGCTCTCCGACCCCCACGCGCGCCCCCACTACGACGACGTCGTCGCTGAGGTATGCCGCGAGCTCACCGCCCGCGTCGACGCCCTCCTCGCGCGCGGCGCCGCGGCCGACCAGCTCGTGCTGGACCCGGGCTTCGGCTTCGCCAAGGACGCGGACCACAACTGGGAGCTGCTCGCCGGCCTGGACCACGTGGTCGGCCTCGGCCTGCCGGTCCTGGTGGGCACCTCGCGCAAGCGCTTCCTGGGTCGGCTCCCGCGCCGCCCGGGGGCGGCCGTGGAGCCCGGCGCCGACCCCGCCACGCCGACGGAGCGCGACCTCGCCACCGCGGCGACCTCCCTGCTCGCCGCACAGGCGGGGGCCTTCGCCGTGCGGGTCCACGAGGTGGGTCCGACGCGCGAGACCCTGGCCGTGCACCAGATGGTGGAGGCGGCCCGTGCGCGGTGA
- a CDS encoding methylated-DNA--[protein]-cysteine S-methyltransferase, with protein sequence MTIATLHLVVDSPVGPLTLVSDGTHLTGVWFAESKHPPVDTGREVDRDEAPQVLRDAADQLAEYFAGSRTAFDLPLAAGGTDFQRRVWALLERIPYAETRSYGELAAELGQPGASRAVGLANGRNPVSIVVPCHRVVGASGAITGYGGGVERKQALLDLERGVAGDALF encoded by the coding sequence ATGACCATCGCGACCCTGCACCTCGTCGTCGACTCGCCCGTCGGCCCGCTGACCCTCGTCAGCGACGGAACGCACCTGACCGGCGTGTGGTTCGCCGAGAGCAAGCACCCGCCGGTCGACACCGGCCGTGAGGTGGACCGCGACGAAGCCCCGCAGGTGCTGCGGGACGCCGCCGACCAGCTCGCCGAGTACTTCGCCGGGAGCCGGACCGCCTTCGACCTGCCGCTGGCGGCGGGGGGCACCGACTTCCAGCGACGCGTCTGGGCGCTGCTGGAGCGGATCCCCTACGCCGAGACCCGCTCCTACGGCGAGCTGGCCGCGGAGCTGGGTCAGCCCGGGGCCTCCCGCGCGGTCGGTCTGGCCAACGGGCGCAACCCGGTCTCCATCGTGGTCCCCTGCCACCGGGTGGTCGGCGCCTCCGGCGCCATCACCGGCTACGGCGGCGGCGTGGAGCGCAAGCAGGCGCTGCTGGATCTCGAGCGCGGAGTCGCAGGTGACGCGCTCTTCTAG
- a CDS encoding SAM-dependent methyltransferase, translating into MRWEQAWHEALYGPDGFYRRHAPAEHFATSTQGVPGAGEVLAAAVVALARGHGCTQVVDVGAGGGELLAHVAALAPDLQLTGVDVVDRRPPGVHRWLLSPGGAELPEELVHLTDALVVAHEWLDVVPCPVVERDEHGVWREVTVLPDGTESSRRVSSSGAASSDRDAEILHWLGRWVPGHVVRAEVGPPRDRAAADLLGRIDRGVLLVVDYGHTREDRPVHGTLTGFRSGREVLPVPDGTCDLTAHVAVDSLVDHLADAFPGTTCEGSSQAEALTRLLPAAGAQVPHELALSAPTAYLEALARRGALATLRAPDGPGGFHWLVLRRQ; encoded by the coding sequence GTGAGGTGGGAGCAGGCGTGGCACGAGGCCCTCTACGGGCCCGACGGCTTCTACCGACGCCACGCGCCGGCCGAGCACTTCGCGACCTCGACCCAGGGCGTGCCCGGCGCCGGCGAGGTGCTGGCGGCGGCGGTCGTGGCCCTCGCCCGTGGGCACGGGTGCACGCAGGTGGTCGACGTCGGCGCCGGTGGGGGCGAGCTCCTCGCGCACGTCGCCGCGCTCGCGCCGGACCTGCAGCTCACCGGGGTCGACGTCGTCGACCGCCGCCCGCCCGGGGTGCACCGCTGGCTGCTCTCCCCCGGCGGCGCCGAGCTGCCCGAGGAGCTGGTGCACCTCACGGACGCCCTCGTGGTCGCCCACGAGTGGCTCGACGTCGTGCCCTGCCCCGTGGTCGAGCGGGACGAGCACGGGGTATGGCGCGAGGTCACCGTCCTCCCCGACGGCACGGAGTCGTCGAGGCGAGTGTCGTCGTCGGGTGCGGCGTCGTCGGACCGGGACGCCGAGATCCTCCACTGGCTCGGCCGCTGGGTCCCGGGGCACGTCGTGCGCGCGGAGGTGGGCCCGCCCCGGGACCGGGCCGCAGCCGACCTCCTGGGGCGGATCGACCGGGGCGTGCTGCTCGTCGTCGACTACGGGCACACCCGCGAGGACCGTCCCGTGCACGGCACGCTGACCGGCTTCCGCAGCGGCCGGGAGGTGCTGCCGGTGCCGGACGGCACGTGCGACCTCACCGCGCACGTGGCGGTGGACAGCCTCGTGGACCACCTGGCCGACGCCTTCCCGGGCACCACGTGCGAAGGCTCCAGCCAGGCGGAGGCCCTGACCAGACTGCTGCCCGCAGCGGGTGCGCAGGTGCCGCACGAGCTCGCCCTCAGCGCACCCACGGCATACCTGGAGGCGCTGGCGCGACGTGGCGCCCTCGCGACGCTGCGTGCGCCCGACGGACCGGGCGGCTTCCACTGGCTGGTGCTGCGCCGTCAGTAG
- a CDS encoding AlkA N-terminal domain-containing protein produces the protein MHLDPARCSTAVRSKDPRFDGWFVTGVLSTGIYCRPSCPAITPKVVNMRFFPSAAAAQGAGFRACKRCRPDATPGSPEWHVRGDVAARAVRMVADGVVDREGVGGLAGRLGYSVRQLERLVRAELGAGPLALARAQRAQTARLLVEGTTMTMAEVAHAAGFSSIRSFNDTVRTVYATTPTELRQAARARDTDDGGKSGGPADQLVDSPVGDPSGAGPVAPAGSVARLDLRLPFRAPLHAPSLFGHLVATTVPGVEVWRDRGLEVALDLPRGPAVVRLEMPEPDARHVPARLLLSDVRDLAAAIQRCRRLLDLDADPVAVDEHLATDPGLRPLATSAPGVRLPGSGDAAQMALRAVLGQQVSTARAAGLAAQLVRSLGRPLPPALLEDGGPTHLFPTPEAVAGADEVDLPGMPGARRRALLALAAALAGGELDLSAGADRDVAREGLLALRGIGPWTAEIVALRGLGDPDAFPASDLGVRASAKAARLDDAAPALLARAEAWRPWRSYATALLWASGTHASARPPAHGEPPPHTPGSHQTRPRPKEAP, from the coding sequence GTGCACCTCGACCCCGCCCGCTGCTCCACCGCCGTCCGGAGCAAGGACCCCCGCTTCGACGGGTGGTTCGTCACGGGTGTGCTCAGCACCGGGATCTACTGCCGGCCCAGCTGCCCGGCGATCACGCCGAAAGTCGTCAACATGCGCTTCTTCCCCTCGGCCGCGGCAGCCCAGGGAGCGGGCTTCCGGGCGTGCAAGCGCTGCCGACCGGACGCCACGCCGGGCTCGCCGGAGTGGCACGTGCGCGGCGACGTCGCCGCACGCGCCGTGCGGATGGTCGCCGACGGCGTCGTCGACCGCGAGGGGGTGGGTGGTCTTGCGGGACGGCTGGGCTACTCGGTCCGCCAGCTCGAGCGGCTGGTGAGGGCCGAGCTCGGGGCAGGGCCGCTCGCCCTGGCCCGGGCCCAGCGCGCGCAGACCGCCCGCCTGCTGGTGGAGGGCACCACGATGACGATGGCCGAGGTGGCCCACGCCGCCGGGTTCTCCAGCATCCGGTCCTTCAACGACACGGTGCGCACGGTCTACGCGACGACGCCGACCGAGCTGCGCCAGGCCGCCCGGGCCCGGGACACGGACGATGGCGGGAAGAGCGGCGGCCCCGCCGACCAGCTCGTCGACAGCCCAGTCGGCGACCCCAGCGGCGCGGGGCCCGTGGCGCCCGCAGGCAGCGTCGCCCGGCTGGACCTGCGGCTGCCCTTCCGCGCCCCGCTGCACGCTCCCAGCCTGTTCGGTCACCTCGTGGCCACCACCGTGCCCGGCGTCGAGGTCTGGCGCGACCGGGGTCTGGAGGTCGCCCTCGACCTGCCGCGCGGGCCGGCCGTCGTCCGCCTGGAGATGCCGGAGCCTGATGCTCGGCACGTGCCCGCCCGTCTGCTCCTCAGCGACGTCCGGGACCTCGCCGCGGCGATCCAGCGCTGCCGGCGGCTGCTCGACCTCGACGCCGACCCCGTGGCCGTCGACGAGCACCTCGCCACGGATCCCGGGCTCCGGCCGCTCGCGACCAGCGCGCCGGGGGTCCGCCTGCCCGGCAGCGGTGACGCCGCCCAGATGGCGCTGCGCGCGGTCCTCGGGCAGCAGGTCTCGACCGCCAGGGCCGCCGGTCTGGCCGCCCAGCTGGTCCGTTCCCTGGGCAGGCCGCTGCCTCCCGCGCTGCTCGAGGACGGTGGCCCGACGCACCTCTTCCCCACGCCCGAAGCGGTCGCCGGCGCCGACGAGGTCGACCTCCCCGGTATGCCGGGGGCCCGGCGCCGGGCGCTGCTCGCCCTCGCAGCTGCCCTGGCCGGCGGGGAGCTGGACCTGTCGGCGGGCGCCGACCGGGACGTCGCGCGCGAGGGACTGCTCGCCCTGCGCGGCATCGGCCCGTGGACCGCCGAGATCGTCGCCCTGCGGGGGCTGGGCGACCCCGACGCGTTCCCCGCCAGCGACCTCGGGGTGCGTGCCTCCGCCAAGGCTGCGCGCCTCGACGACGCCGCCCCCGCGCTGCTCGCGCGGGCCGAGGCCTGGCGCCCGTGGCGCTCCTACGCCACCGCCCTCCTGTGGGCGAGCGGCACCCACGCGTCGGCCCGGCCGCCCGCCCACGGCGAGCCACCACCCCATACCCCTGGATCCCACCAGACCCGACCCCGGCCGAAGGAGGCCCCATGA
- a CDS encoding class I SAM-dependent methyltransferase, with translation MEEQERRAPVDPVQGRLPTSMWPGLEDPEHSRWYAERFRAMARSGQDLEGESRLVDVLAPRRARLLDVGCGPGRHGGHLARLGHRVVGVDVDPELIAAAAQDHPGATWLVGDVVSLDLPATGVTEPFDGALLAGNVMDFVPAEHRARALGRVAAHVVAGGFVLLGCRVGRGFTPQELDALAPGAGLVLEQRFATWDLKPWVPDSDFAVSVLRRV, from the coding sequence ATGGAAGAGCAGGAGCGGCGAGCGCCGGTCGACCCCGTGCAGGGGCGGCTGCCCACCTCGATGTGGCCGGGGCTGGAGGACCCCGAGCACTCCCGCTGGTACGCCGAGCGCTTCCGTGCCATGGCCCGCTCCGGGCAGGACCTCGAGGGCGAGTCGCGGCTCGTCGACGTGCTCGCCCCACGGCGGGCGCGGCTGCTCGACGTCGGCTGCGGCCCCGGTCGGCACGGTGGGCACCTGGCCAGGCTGGGCCACAGGGTGGTCGGCGTCGACGTCGACCCGGAGCTGATCGCTGCGGCCGCTCAGGACCACCCAGGCGCGACGTGGCTGGTCGGCGACGTCGTCAGCCTCGACCTGCCCGCAACGGGGGTGACCGAGCCGTTCGACGGGGCGCTGCTGGCGGGCAACGTCATGGACTTCGTGCCTGCCGAGCACCGGGCGAGGGCGCTGGGACGGGTGGCTGCTCACGTGGTCGCCGGCGGTTTCGTGCTGCTGGGGTGCCGGGTGGGCCGCGGCTTCACCCCGCAGGAGCTCGACGCGCTGGCTCCGGGGGCCGGGCTGGTGCTGGAGCAGCGTTTCGCCACCTGGGACCTCAAGCCGTGGGTGCCGGACTCCGACTTCGCGGTGAGCGTGCTGCGCCGGGTCTGA
- the folB gene encoding dihydroneopterin aldolase, whose product MRGDLVRLTGVRAFGHHGVLDHERRDGQDFVVDVVLSLDLRPAGESDELARTVNYAQVAADVVDVVTGEPRDLIETVAEEIAARTLARPLVEAVEVTVHKPQAPVGVPFGDVEVVVRRQRDVPVVIALGANLQGVDGADPAGTLISAAHRLRRLRGLRGLRLSRVVGSAPVGGPEQPDYVNAVALARTSLPPAALLAALHRVEAAHGRTREVRWGPRTLDLDLVQYGDPATGTDVRSADPELLLPHPRAHERAFVLRPWLDVDPEARLRVGEEVVAVRDLIPLVADQDVHPLEEDAG is encoded by the coding sequence GTGCGCGGTGACCTCGTCCGCCTGACCGGTGTGCGCGCCTTCGGTCACCACGGCGTGCTGGACCACGAGCGCCGCGACGGCCAGGACTTCGTCGTGGACGTCGTGCTCTCCCTCGACCTGCGCCCCGCCGGCGAGAGCGACGAGCTGGCTCGCACCGTCAACTACGCGCAGGTGGCCGCCGACGTCGTGGACGTCGTCACCGGAGAGCCCCGCGACCTGATCGAGACCGTCGCCGAGGAGATCGCCGCGCGCACGCTCGCCCGGCCGCTGGTCGAGGCCGTCGAGGTCACCGTGCACAAGCCGCAGGCTCCGGTCGGCGTGCCCTTCGGCGACGTCGAGGTCGTCGTTCGTCGGCAGCGCGACGTGCCGGTCGTGATCGCCCTCGGCGCCAACCTGCAGGGCGTCGACGGTGCCGACCCCGCCGGCACCCTGATCTCTGCGGCACACCGGCTGCGCCGGCTCCGGGGGCTCCGCGGGCTGCGGCTGTCCCGCGTCGTCGGCTCCGCGCCGGTCGGAGGCCCCGAGCAGCCCGACTACGTCAACGCGGTCGCCCTCGCCCGGACCAGCCTGCCGCCCGCGGCGCTGCTGGCCGCCCTGCACCGGGTGGAGGCCGCCCACGGCCGCACCCGGGAGGTGCGGTGGGGGCCGCGCACCCTTGATCTGGACCTCGTCCAGTACGGCGACCCCGCCACCGGCACCGACGTCCGCAGCGCGGACCCGGAGCTGCTCCTGCCGCACCCGCGCGCGCACGAGCGTGCGTTCGTGCTCAGGCCCTGGCTCGACGTGGACCCCGAGGCCCGCCTGCGCGTGGGTGAGGAGGTGGTCGCGGTGCGCGACCTCATACCCCTCGTCGCCGACCAGGACGTGCACCCGCTGGAGGAGGACGCCGGGTGA
- a CDS encoding NADH-quinone oxidoreductase subunit D, with the protein MVLNIGPQHPATHGVLRLRVTVDGERILAAEPVIGYMHRGAEKLFEARDYRQIIVLANRHDWLSAFNNEVGVALAAEHLLGMEVPERATWTRTLLAELGRALNHLMFLGSYPLELGAITPIFYSFREREELQAVMEEFSGGRMHYMCTRVGGLLHDIPDGWLDHVDAAVEKVRSRMPELESLLLGNEIVRARTHGVGVLEMEQVLGYGVSGPIARASGLDLDLRRDEPYLAYGELFGAGGPGRVVTREAGDCEARLEVLAEQVHVSLDLARACTERLRELGPGAFDTKLPKVLKVPEGEVYLQNENPLGLNGYYLVSRGEKAPHRLKLRSASFNNVQVLREMLPGTVVADMVAVLGSMFFVVGDIDR; encoded by the coding sequence ATGGTGCTCAACATCGGCCCCCAGCACCCCGCCACGCACGGCGTGCTGCGCCTGCGCGTGACCGTCGACGGCGAGCGGATCCTGGCAGCCGAGCCGGTGATCGGCTACATGCACCGCGGGGCGGAGAAGCTTTTCGAGGCGCGTGACTACCGGCAGATCATCGTGCTGGCCAACCGGCACGACTGGCTCTCCGCCTTCAACAACGAGGTGGGCGTGGCGCTGGCTGCCGAGCACCTGCTCGGCATGGAGGTGCCCGAGCGCGCCACCTGGACGCGCACCCTGCTCGCCGAGCTGGGTCGCGCGCTCAACCACCTGATGTTCCTCGGGTCCTACCCGCTCGAGCTGGGTGCGATCACGCCGATCTTCTACTCCTTCCGCGAGCGCGAGGAGCTCCAGGCGGTGATGGAGGAGTTCTCCGGCGGCCGGATGCACTACATGTGCACCCGGGTCGGCGGTCTGCTCCACGACATCCCGGACGGCTGGCTGGACCATGTCGACGCCGCGGTGGAAAAGGTGCGTTCGCGGATGCCCGAGCTGGAGTCGCTGCTCCTCGGCAACGAGATCGTGCGCGCCCGCACCCACGGTGTCGGGGTGCTGGAGATGGAGCAGGTCCTGGGCTACGGGGTCAGCGGCCCCATCGCCCGCGCCTCGGGGCTGGACCTGGACCTGCGGCGCGACGAGCCCTACCTGGCCTACGGCGAGCTCTTCGGCGCGGGGGGTCCGGGACGGGTGGTGACCCGGGAGGCCGGCGACTGCGAGGCGCGGCTCGAGGTGCTCGCCGAGCAGGTCCACGTCAGTCTGGACCTGGCCCGTGCCTGCACCGAGCGGCTGCGCGAGCTAGGCCCGGGTGCCTTCGACACCAAGCTGCCCAAGGTGCTCAAGGTGCCCGAGGGCGAGGTCTACCTGCAGAACGAGAACCCGCTCGGCCTCAACGGCTACTACCTGGTCAGCCGCGGCGAGAAAGCCCCGCACCGGCTCAAGCTGCGCTCGGCCTCGTTCAACAACGTGCAGGTGTTGCGCGAGATGCTGCCCGGGACGGTGGTGGCCGACATGGTCGCGGTCCTGGGGTCGATGTTCTTCGTCGTCGGTGACATCGACCGGTAG